CCGTCGGGTCTGCGAGATCAGCTCGTCCACCGAGCCGCGCCCAGGAGGCTGGGGGGCGGGGCGGTCCGCGAACAGATGGGACGGCATGTCGTACTCCGATTCAGGCGCGGCATGGCCAGGTCTCGGTAAAGAGACCGTTACGACTGTTGCACAGGTAACGGGGGCGCGTAAGGGATTTGGCAACACTCGATACGGTGGTGCACCTGGCATATGTCAATGGCTCGAAGTGCTCCCGACCAGCCATGACCCCGCTCCGTGTTACTCCTGAGTGCTCGTGAGGCGTGGCCCGGAAATGTCCTGTTGGATGTCTCGCAGCCGCGCCGGCATCGGCGAACCGGGCTGAAGCGTCAGTCCCGTACGGGGCGCCACCTCGACGGGACCGAGATCGACGTGGAACCGTTGGGCCAGGGTCGCCAGTACGAGCACCGCCTCCACCATCGCGAACCGCGCACCCAGGCAGGCCCGTGCGCCGCCCCCGAACGGGAACCAGGCGTGGTCCGGGACCGCGGGCTCCGCGCCCGCCTCCCACCGCTCCGGCCGGAACACCCCGGGCTCCGGGAACCAGCGGGGATCCCGGTGCGCGCTCCACTGGCTGGACCAGACCACCGTGCCCTCGGGCAGCGGCAGTCCGCCCAGCGCCGAGCCCTCCTTCGCGATGCCCGTCATCAGCCACACCGGCGGATACAGCCGCAGGGTCTCCTTCACCACCTGCTCGGTGTACGGCAGCAGGCGCAGATCGTCGAAGCCGGGTGTTCGGCCACCCAGGACCTCCGCCAGCTCCCGGCCCATCCGGGCCCGTGCCCCGGGATTGCGCGAGAGCAGGTACCAGGCCCAGGCCAGCGTCGTCCCGGTCGTCTCGTGCCCGCCGATGTAGAGCGTCACCGCCTCGTCGCGCACCTCCTTGTCCGACAGCGGACGGCCCTTCTCGTCTCGTGCCGCCAGCAGCCGGCTCAGGAGGTCGTCCCGCTCGACACCGCCGCGCCGCCGCTCCTCGGTCACCCGGGCCACCTCGGCGTCGATCACCTCGACGGCCCGGCGCAGAGCGCGGCGGCCGGGCGTCGGGACCCAGGTGGGCAGGAACAGCGTGAGCCCCCGGAACTCGGCGCCGATCGCCCGCTGGGCCACGTCCATGGCCGAGCCGATCACCCCCTCACGGCCCGCGGTCTCCGCGCCGAAGAGCGTGCGCACGGCGATGCGCTGAGTGAGCGCCAGCATCTCGAGGCGTACGTCGACGCGCTGCCCCGGACGCCAGGCGTCCGCCAGCCCGGCGGCGCAGTCGGCCATCGTCCGGGCGTACGACCGCACCTGACGGGGACGGACCGCGGGCTGCACCAGCGCACGCTTCCGGCGCCACTCCGGTCCCTCGGACGTCACCACGCCGTCCCCGAGGAGCAATGTGAACGCCCAGCCGAGCTCCGGGTGGCGGAAGACAGTCTCGACGCCCTTCAGCAGCTCGCCGATGTGCTCGGGACGCGAGACGAACAGGGCCCGCTGCGGACCGAGCCGCCATTCCACCAGGTCTCCGCGGTCGCGCAGCCGTACGAAGAAGCCGAGCGGATCGCGGGCGAACGCCGGCAGATTGCCGAGGCCCGGCAGCCGTCGTGGTCCGGGCACGATCGGACCCGGTCCGGGCAGTGCGCTTTCCGCCGTCATCGCAGACACCTTCCCCGAGCGCCGAACCGCCGGGCACCCGGGGGCGTCTCCGACTGCACGAAGTGTGCACGACCACACTGCCAGGACCGTCCCGCCGGTGGGCAGGGCGATCCGGCCGGAACGTCGGCGCACCTGGCCGGAACGCACTGCCGGCAGCGCGTCGGAAGAAGAGGGTGCGCCGCGGAGTCCGGACCGGCGTCCAGACGGTGCGCCGTCGTCAGGCTCTCCCCTTTCCGGTCTCCGGGCCTGGGCCGGAGCCGGAGTTCCGGTTCCCGCCGGCGGCGCCACCGGGCCCCTCCGCGGCGGCGGGGTCCAGGATGCGGTTGAGGAAGTTGCGCGTCCGCTCCTGGCGTGGGGAGCCCACCACCTGTTCCGCCGGGCCCTGTTCCACGATCGCACCCTCGTCCATGAACACGACCCGGTCGGCGACCTCCCGGGCGAAGCTCATCTCATGGGTGACCACCATCATGGTCATGCCCTCCGCCGCGAGCATCCGCATGACCGCGAGGACTTCGCCGACGAGCTCCGGGTCCAGCGCCGACGTCGGCTCGTCGAAGAGCATCACCTCCGGGCTCATCGCCAGGGCCCGTGCGATCGCCACACGCTGCTGCTGCCCGCCGGACAGCTGCGCCGGATACGCGTCCGCCTTGTCCGCGAGCCCCACGCGCTCCAGGTTCTCCCGGGCCACCGAGGCGGCCCGGGCCTTGTCGCGCTTCAGCACCCGCCGCTGCGGGAGGGTGAGGTTCTCCGCCACGGTCACGTGCGGGAAGAGGTTGAACTGCTGGAACACCATGCCGATCCGGCGCCGTACCGCGTCGATGTCGACGTCGAGGTCCGTGACCTCCGTGCCGCCCACGAAGACCTTGCCCGCGCTCGGCTCCTCCAGCAGGTTCACACACCGCAGCAGCGTCGACTTGCCCGACCCCGACGGGCCGATGACGCACACCACTTCGCCGCGGGCCACGTCCAAGTCGATGCCGCGCAGCACCTCGTCGCCCCCGAACGACTTGCGCAGTCCGCGGATCTCGATCTCGTTCTCCGCCATACCGGTCGTCACCTGGCCTTCTCGGTTCGGGCTTCCAGCCGGCGCACGACCAGACTCAGCGGAATCGTCACCAGCAGATAGCACAGCCCGGCGACCAGGATCGGCGTGGAGTTGGCGGTCTGGCTGGCCAGGTCCCGGCC
The genomic region above belongs to Streptomyces marianii and contains:
- a CDS encoding cytochrome P450 gives rise to the protein MTAESALPGPGPIVPGPRRLPGLGNLPAFARDPLGFFVRLRDRGDLVEWRLGPQRALFVSRPEHIGELLKGVETVFRHPELGWAFTLLLGDGVVTSEGPEWRRKRALVQPAVRPRQVRSYARTMADCAAGLADAWRPGQRVDVRLEMLALTQRIAVRTLFGAETAGREGVIGSAMDVAQRAIGAEFRGLTLFLPTWVPTPGRRALRRAVEVIDAEVARVTEERRRGGVERDDLLSRLLAARDEKGRPLSDKEVRDEAVTLYIGGHETTGTTLAWAWYLLSRNPGARARMGRELAEVLGGRTPGFDDLRLLPYTEQVVKETLRLYPPVWLMTGIAKEGSALGGLPLPEGTVVWSSQWSAHRDPRWFPEPGVFRPERWEAGAEPAVPDHAWFPFGGGARACLGARFAMVEAVLVLATLAQRFHVDLGPVEVAPRTGLTLQPGSPMPARLRDIQQDISGPRLTSTQE
- a CDS encoding amino acid ABC transporter ATP-binding protein; this encodes MAENEIEIRGLRKSFGGDEVLRGIDLDVARGEVVCVIGPSGSGKSTLLRCVNLLEEPSAGKVFVGGTEVTDLDVDIDAVRRRIGMVFQQFNLFPHVTVAENLTLPQRRVLKRDKARAASVARENLERVGLADKADAYPAQLSGGQQQRVAIARALAMSPEVMLFDEPTSALDPELVGEVLAVMRMLAAEGMTMMVVTHEMSFAREVADRVVFMDEGAIVEQGPAEQVVGSPRQERTRNFLNRILDPAAAEGPGGAAGGNRNSGSGPGPETGKGRA